A genomic window from Nomascus leucogenys isolate Asia chromosome 10, Asia_NLE_v1, whole genome shotgun sequence includes:
- the KLK4 gene encoding kallikrein-4 isoform X1, producing MATAGNPWGRFLGYLILGVTGSLVSGSGSQIINGEDCSPHSQPWQVALVMEDELFCSGVLVHPQWVLSAAHCFQNSYTIGLGLHSLEADREPGSQMVEASHSVQHPEYNRPLLANDLMLIKLDESVSESDTIRNISIASQCPTAGNSCLVSGWGLLANGRMPTVLQCVNVSVVSEELCSELYDPLYHPSMFCAGGGQDQKDSCNGDSGGPLICNGYLQGLVSFGKAPCGQVGVPGVYTNLCKFTEWIEKTVQAS from the exons ATGGCCACAGCAGGAAACCCCTGGGGCCGGTTCCTGGGGTACCTCATCCTTGGTGTCACAG GATCCCTAGTCTCTGGTAGCGGCAGCCAAATCATAAACGGTGAGGACTGCAGCCCGCACTCGCAGCCCTGGCAGGTGGCACTGGTCATGGAAGACGAATTGTTCTGCTCGGGCGTCCTGGTGCATCCGCAGTGGGTGCTGTCAGCCGCACACTGTTTCCAGAA CTCCTACACCATCGGGCTGGGCCTGCACAGTCTTGAGGCCGACCGAGAGCCAGGGAGCCAGATGGTGGAGGCCAGCCACTCCGTACAGCACCCTGAGTACAACAGACCCTTGCTCGCCAACGACCTCATGCTCATCAAGTTGGACGAATCCGTGTCCGAGTCTGACACCATCCGGAACATCAGCATTGCTTCGCAGTGCCCTACCGCGGGGAACTCTTGCCTGGTTTCTGGCTGGGGTCTGCTGGCAAACG GCAGAATGCCCACCGTGCTGCAGTGCGTGAACGTGTCGGTGGTGTCTGAGGAGCTCTGCAGTGAGCTCTATGACCCGCTGTACCACCCCAGCATGTTCTGCGCCGGCGGAGGGCAAGACCAGAAGGACTCCTGCAAC GGTGACTCTGGGGGACCACTGATCTGCAACGGGTACTTGCAGGGCCTTGTGTCTTTCGGAAAAGCCCCGTGTGGCCAAGTTGGCGTGCCAGGTGTCTACACCAACCTCTGCAAATTCACTGAGTGGATAGAGAAAACTGTCCAGGCTAGTTAA
- the KLK4 gene encoding kallikrein-4 isoform X2 — protein MATAGNPWGRFLGYLILGVTGSLVSGSGSQIINGEDCSPHSQPWQVALVMEDELFCSGVLVHPQWVLSAAHCFQNSYTIGLGLHSLEADREPGSQMVEASHSVQHPEYNRPLLANDLMLIKLDESVSESDTIRNISIASQCPTAGNSCLVSGWGLLANGRMPTVLQCVNVSVVSEELCSELYDPLYHPSMFCAGGGQDQKDSCNGDSGGPLICNGYLQGLVSFGKAPCGQVGVPGVYTNLCKFTEWIEKTVQML, from the exons ATGGCCACAGCAGGAAACCCCTGGGGCCGGTTCCTGGGGTACCTCATCCTTGGTGTCACAG GATCCCTAGTCTCTGGTAGCGGCAGCCAAATCATAAACGGTGAGGACTGCAGCCCGCACTCGCAGCCCTGGCAGGTGGCACTGGTCATGGAAGACGAATTGTTCTGCTCGGGCGTCCTGGTGCATCCGCAGTGGGTGCTGTCAGCCGCACACTGTTTCCAGAA CTCCTACACCATCGGGCTGGGCCTGCACAGTCTTGAGGCCGACCGAGAGCCAGGGAGCCAGATGGTGGAGGCCAGCCACTCCGTACAGCACCCTGAGTACAACAGACCCTTGCTCGCCAACGACCTCATGCTCATCAAGTTGGACGAATCCGTGTCCGAGTCTGACACCATCCGGAACATCAGCATTGCTTCGCAGTGCCCTACCGCGGGGAACTCTTGCCTGGTTTCTGGCTGGGGTCTGCTGGCAAACG GCAGAATGCCCACCGTGCTGCAGTGCGTGAACGTGTCGGTGGTGTCTGAGGAGCTCTGCAGTGAGCTCTATGACCCGCTGTACCACCCCAGCATGTTCTGCGCCGGCGGAGGGCAAGACCAGAAGGACTCCTGCAAC GGTGACTCTGGGGGACCACTGATCTGCAACGGGTACTTGCAGGGCCTTGTGTCTTTCGGAAAAGCCCCGTGTGGCCAAGTTGGCGTGCCAGGTGTCTACACCAACCTCTGCAAATTCACTGAGTGGATAGAGAAAACTGTCCAG ATGCTGTGA